The Tenrec ecaudatus isolate mTenEca1 chromosome 7, mTenEca1.hap1, whole genome shotgun sequence genome window below encodes:
- the LOC142453419 gene encoding ATP synthase F(0) complex subunit f, mitochondrial-like, whose amino-acid sequence MASPVPLKEKRLLDVRISELPSWVLMRNFTPTGIVGAFRREHEQLRKYH is encoded by the exons ATGGCGTCTCCCGTGCCCCTGAAGGAGAAGCGCCTCCTGGATGTCAGGATCTCGGAGCTGCCCAGCTGGGTGCTGATGCGGAACTTCACCCCGACGGGCATTGTCGGTGCCTTTCGGAGAG AACACGAGCAGTTAAGGAAGTACCACTGA